A DNA window from Vigna angularis cultivar LongXiaoDou No.4 chromosome 1, ASM1680809v1, whole genome shotgun sequence contains the following coding sequences:
- the LOC108329285 gene encoding cytochrome P450 71A1, with protein MSPDPMHVYKCSMKKRHVEKINGSQKRPFEQMEEVFVSTFYLSLSIFISVLLFCKLTRRSKPKTNLNLPPSPPKLPFIGNLHQFGTLPHRALRNLSLKYGDIMMLQLGQMQNPTLVVSSVDLVTEIIKTHDLAFSDRPQNTSSKILLYGCTDVGFSLYGENWRRKRKICVLELLSTKRVDSFRLIREEEAAELVKKLLEASWDDASYVNLSEMIMSTSNNIVCKCAFGRKFEGVGYGRVKELAREALIHMTAFTVRDYFPWLGWVDVVTGKIQKYKATAAAMDALFEEVIAERLRQRREGEHSEMKDFLDILLKHHEDNMLGYEFTKNDIKSLITDMFLGGTDTTAIILEWAMSELMRNQTTMKKVQEEVRRIVGHKSKVEENDVNEMKYLKCVVKETIRLHPPAPLLAPRVTMSDVKLNGYDIPAKTTVYINAWAMQMDPKLWDRPEEFLPERFENSDFDFKNQENFHFIPFGFGRRGCPGMSFGISSIEYVLANLLCWFDWMLPETGTATLDIDMTEIFGLVVSKKLPLLLKPKTYSS; from the exons ATGTCACCTGACCCTATGCATGTTTATAAATGTAGTATGAAAAAGAGACatgttgaaaaaataaatggtTCTCAAAAAAGGCCTTTTGAGCAAATGGAAGAAGTGTTCGTTTCTACCTTCTATCTTTCTCTTTCCATTTTCATCAGTGTTCTGTTATTCTGTAAGCTCACAAGAAGATCCAAACCCAAAACCAATCTGAATCTGCCACCATCTCCTCCAAAGCTGCCATTCATAGGCAATCTTCATCAGTTTGGTACACTGCCACATCGAGCTCTTCGAAATCTCTCTCTAAAATATGGAGATATAATGATGTTGCAGTTGGGACAGATGCAAAATCCAACCCTCGTCGTTTCATCTGTAGATTTGGTCACCGAAATAATCAAAACACATGACCTAGCCTTTTCGGACCGACCCCAAAACACTTCCTCTAAAATCTTACTCTACGGATGCACAGATGTTGGCTTCTCACTCTATGGAGAAAACTGGAGacggaaaagaaaaatatgtgtGCTTGAACTTCTGAGCACCAAAAGGGTGGATTCCTTTCGACTCATCAGGGAAGAAGAAGCTGCGGAGTTGGTGAAAAAGCTACTTGAAGCAAGCTGGGATGATGCAAGTTACGTGAATCTGAGTGAGATGATTATGTCAACATCAAATAATATCGTGTGTAAATGTGCATTTGGAAGGAAGTTTGAAGGAGTTGGTTACGGCAGAGTGAAAGAGTTGGCAAGGGAAGCCTTGATCCATATGACAGCTTTCACTGTTAGAGATTACTTCCCttggttgggttgggttgaTGTTGTTACAGGAAAAATTCAGAAATACAAGGCCACAGCTGCAGCAATGGATGCTTTATTTGAAGAGGTGATTGCAGAACGTTTGAGGCAGAGAAGAGAAGGTGAACACTCCGAAATGAAAGATTTCTTGGATATTCTCCTCAAACATCACGAGGATAACATGCTGGGATACGAGTTTACCAAAAATGACATCAAATCACTTATTACG gacATGTTTCTGGGAGGTACCGACACAACTGCGATCATATTGGAGTGGGCTATGTCAGAACTTATGAGAAACCAAACAACAATGAAAAAAGTGCAAGAAGAAGTGAGGAGAATTGTAGGTCATAAATCAAAGGTGGAAGAGAATGATgtgaatgaaatgaaatatcTAAAATGTGTAGTCAAAGAAACTATAAGGTTACACCCTCCAGCTCCTCTTTTGGCTCCTCGAGTAACAATGTCTGATGTAAAACTAAATGGATACGATATTCCTGCAAAAACAACGGTATATATCAATGCATGGGCAATGCAAATGGATCCTAAACTTTGGGATCGTCCTGAAGAATTTCTGCCAGAGAGATTTGAAAACAGTGATTTTGATTTCAAAAACCAAGAAAACTTTCACTTTATTCCATTTGGTTTTGGAAGAAGAGGATGTCCTGGAATGAGTTTTGGAATCAGTTCAATTGAGTATGTGCTTGCTAATCTTCTTTGTTGGTTCGACTGGATGTTGCCTGAAACTGGTACTGCTACACTTGATATAGACATGACCGAGATATTTGGACTTGTTGTCTCGAAGAAACTACCACTTCTCCTTAAACCAAAAACCTATTCATCTTGA